One Sulfurimonas sp. HSL-3221 genomic window, GGGCGCTGCCGGGGTAGAGGTCGAGATAGCGCGTGAAAAGGCGGTGCAGCGTCTCCCCCTCTTCGCGTGCGAAGCCGCTGCGCTGCAGCCTTGAAAGCAGCGGGCGCAGCAGGCAGAGCAGCCTATCCTTGCAGCGCGGACGGCGCAGCCAGAGAAAGAGCGCCGCGCTGGCCAGCACGATCAGGGCGAAAGCGGCGGCCAGTTTGGCGGCCAGGGCGGGATGCTGCTTGACGTTTTCGAGCAGGCGCATCTGCCTGAAGTGGCTGTACTGCAGGACCCAGGTCTCCACCTGGTATTTGACATAGAGCAGGTAGAGGTTCAGCCGGGTCAGGCGCTCGCCGTTGTCTTCGAGCGTGCCGGTCTGACGCAGCAGTTCGGCGCTCTCGCTGTCGATGAATGCGGCGGCCGCCGTCGTTTCGACGCGTTGCCAGTGGTCGCCCAGGTAGACCTCCGCCCAGGCATGGGCGTCGCGCTCCTTGACGGCAAGGTAGTTTTTGACGCTGTTCTTGCGGTCGGCCTTGTAGCCCGTGACGACGCGGGCCGGCAGCCCCGCCAGCCTTGAGAGGGTCACGAAACTGCCCGCGAAATGGACGCAGTACCCTTTGTGTTTGTCGAAGAGGAAACTGTCGGCGGTGTGGTTGAGGTCCAGGGGCTCCGGGCGCAGGCTGTAAGTGAGATTTTGGTCGCGGAAAAAGTGCAAAAGGGCGTTGAGGCGCTGTTTCGGGTCGGGGTTGGCTGCCGCGATCGTGTCGGCGGCTTTTGCGCTGCGGGGGTTGGCGCTGCGGTTGACGTCGCGGGCGTAGGCTAAAACGGTGCGTTCCGTGCGGTCGCCGTAGCGGTAGACGAGGGCCGATCCCGCGTCGTAGTGCTGCGGTTCGTCAACGGGTTTCTCCAGCGTCGTTTCGAAGTCGGCGTTGATCGTCGCCCCCTCCGGGGCCTCGAGCGGCAGGTCGAGGAGGTAGAGCCACTTCTTGTGGGTCGGGTAGAGCGACACCTTGTAGGCGGTCACATCATCGGCGGAACGGTACATCCCCTCCTGGGCGCGCTGTTTCGGCGCGAAGGCCCTTCTGACATAGGCGGGAAGCGGCTCCCAGTGATCTTTTTTATCGCGGTAGAGGACGCTGCCGCGGAAATAGAGCTGACCATCGGGCGGCATCGCGTTCTGGAATCCCACCTCCATGACGATGCGTTCGGAGGGCACCAGCAGGGCGGCGCCGTCCATGCGCATCGTGCCGTCGTGGCCGGTCCGGGTGATTTCGTCGCCCCGGAAACCGTACGAGGCGTGCTCAAACGAGATGCGGGGAAAGAAGAAAAAGAGCAGCACGACCCAGGGCAGCGACAGGGCGAAAAGCATCCCCGTGACCCGGAGGCTCGAGAGCGCGTCGGCGCGGGTGCGGTAGGCGAGGATGAGCCACAGCAGGACGAAGACCTCGAAAACGACGTAGACGAGCATCGCGATGGAGTCGAAAAAGAAGAGCGACAGGGCCAGGATCAGCACCGGGGAGACGAGCAGGTAGAAGTTGATCGTCCGGGTCAGCCGCTGCAGGCTGACGGCGAGCAGCAGGAGGTAGAGGATGAGCTCGACAAAGAGCTTCAGCCGCGAGAGCCCCGCGAAGTTGAAGGCGCCGTAGATGGAGAAGAAGATGGCGAAGAGGCCGGCCAGCGCGACGAGCAGCAGGGTCGCCGCGCTGCCTCGTTTGCGGGCCAGCAGCAGCACGAGCACCAGCAGCAGAAAGAGGAGCATCGGCGCCTTGACCAGCAGCAGTACCGGGGTCACCACCGCCAGATAGGCGAGGTCGAGCAAAAAGAGTTCGCGGTTTTCGCGCCAGGCGCGCAGGCGCTTTGCCATGCGGCTCCTCCCCGCTGCCGCGGGATCAGTAAAGCGCGAGATAGCCGAGAATCTCATCGATCCCCTCCTTTTTGCTGTCAAGCACCTTGCGGGGCATGAGGATGGTAAAGGGGAGGCGCGCGGCCTCGCACTCGAGGGCCCAGAGGGTCAGCTGCGAGAGGCGGGCTTCGTCATCCCTGCCGCTGCGGACGAAGTCGAATTGCAGGCTCTCCGTCCGTCGTTCACGGTCGAAGCTTTTCACGGCGAGTTCGCCCCTGGCGACGGAGGGCCAGTGGATGCGCGAAGGGCTCTCCGCGCCGCTGTAGCTGCGCAGCCCCTCAAAATCCGTTTCATCCCCGAAGGGGGAGCGTTGCCGCAGCAGGAAGCTGCGCAGGGGTTCGCCCCTGGGTTCAGGGTAGACGATGCGCTCGCAGCTCTTGGCGATCTCGAGGACGAAACGGACCGTCGAGAGGGGAAAGAGGCTCTGCAGGGTGCAGGGCCCCGCCTCAAAGTGCCCCCGCCGCTCGGGGCTGAGCTGCAGCGCGGCACTGAGCGTCGTGTGCGGGGGGATTTCGGGCAGGGTGTTGAGGGCCTCCCCGCCGTGCAGTTCGACGGCCCAGGCCCCCAGCGCAGAGGTGTTGCGTATTTTGAAATGGCACTGCGTTGTCCTGCGGGCGAAGAGGCGGTCGCAGCCGTTTGGTTCCGCCTCGAGGCAGCCGAGGTTGCGCAGCCCGAGCGGCCCGGCGGCAAAGGCGCTGGCAAAGACGAAAAAGAGGGTGATGTAGACGAGGTTGAAGTTGTGCATATAGGCCTCGAGAAAGAGGCTGAAGAGCAGGATGACGACCAGGAGGCTGAAGCGCGTCGCCCGTTGGCGGACGCGTCTACGCATCCGCAGGAACGTGCGAAAAGAGCTCATGGCGGATGCGGTTCAGGGTCGTGACCCCCTCTTTGAAGGCGAGGCGGTGGAGGCAGACTTCGCCGAGGACGGCCTGGACGTCGTCGGGGACGGCGTAGTCGCGCCCGTGCAGGTGGGCCCAGGCCCGTGTCATCGCCGCCAGCGCCAGTGCCCCCCGTGTCGAGAGGCCGTAGACGAAGCGGCCGCTGTCGCGGGTGTAGGCGATCAGCGACTGGAGGTACTCGATCAGCGCCGGGCTGAGGTGGACTGTCCGTACCGCCTCCATCGCCGTGTTGATCGCCGCGGCGTCCATGAGTGGCACCGCCGCGGCGGCACGGCTGCCTCCGCCCAGCAAGACGGCACGTTCCGCCTCTTTGTCCGGGTAGCCGATCCCGAACGAGCAGAGGAAACGGTCAAGCTGGGAGTGGGGCAGGGCAAAGGTGCCGACCTCTTCGTGGGGGTTCTGGGTCGCGATGACGAAGAAAGGCTCTTTGAGATCGTGGCTTTTGCCGTCGATGGTGACGTGGTGCTCCTCCATCGCTTCGAGCAGCGCCGACTGGGTTTTGGGCATGGAGCGGTTGATCTCGTCCGCGAGGAGGAACTGGGTGAAGATGGGGCCCTTTTTCAGGACGAACTTACCGCTCTCCTGGTCGAAGTAGCTGACCCCGAGGATGTCAGAGGGGAGCAGGTCCCCGGTAAACTGGACGCGGCCGAAATCGAGCCCCATGACGTTCGCGAAGGTCTTGGCGAGGGTCGTTTTCCCGACGCCGGGAATGTCTTCAAGCAGGACATGGCCTCCGGCGAAGAAGGCGGCGAGCGTCAGGGAGATGGCGTGGCGCTTGCCGAGCAGGTGGGCTTCGACGGCGTCGACAAGGGGGCGGAATTCGGGGGCGATTGTCTCATTCATGGCTTTATCATAGCATACCGTTTTGCACGATGATCAAAATATTTGAACGAAATTAAAAATTATCTTGATTTATGTTTTTCATTGTCAAATATTATAATTATAAAAACAAATAGGATTGATAAAGGATGATTATGATTAGACGTATTCCCTGGTGGGCCGGCGGACTGCTGATGGCGCTGCTCCTGCTGTTTACCTTCTCCGTTTTCGGAGCGGACCGTCCTATCGGTGCTTCGACCTACGTCCCCTACTTCGCGGGGCTGCTCTTCAATCTCGACCCCGAGCAGTACGGCTACCTCAAGCAGATCGACGGGGCCGGCGCCTGGGAGGGCGTGATGCTGCTGGGCGCGCTTTTCGGCGGGTTCGTCACCTCGGTCTTTATCACCAAGAGTTTCCGTTTCAGCGTCATTCCGACCGCATGGAAAAAGTATAAGAACGGCTCCGTCCTCTCCCGCCTGGCATGGAGCTTCGCGAGCGGCTTTTTTATGATCATCGGCGCGCGCCTGGCGGGGGGATGCACCAGCGGCCACTTCCTGAGCGGCATGAGCCAGACGGCGGTCAGCGCGATGATCTTCGGCGGCGTCGTGATGGCGACCCTACTCATAACGGGCCGTCTCTTCTACAAAAAGGAGGCGCAGGATGTTTGAGCGTATCATGGGGATGTTTGACACCGTCGCGAACGAGGGGCACGGTTCCATCGCCCTTGTCTTTGTCATCGGGATTCTCTTTGGGGGGATCATACAGTACAGCCGCGTCGACAAATTCGAGAAGATCGCCGGGTTCGCGATGCTGCGCGACACCGTCGTGCCGAAGATGCTTTTCCTGGCCGTAGGCGTGGCGAGTATCGGGCTCTACTTTATGATCGAAGCGGGATGGGCGCACTACCACATCAAGCCGATCCTGCTCGGCGGGCTTATCATCGGCGGGGTGATCTTCGGCGTCTCCATGGCGATCTTCGGCAAATGCCCGGGAACGGGCCCCGTATCCATCGCCGAGGGGCGGATCGACGTCCTCGTCGGGGCCATCGGCGGGCTGCTCGGCGGGCTCGTTTTTACCCTCTTCTACGAGCCGGTCTTCAAAACGATCATGGGGCCGGACCTCGGAAAAAGCGTCCTGACGGGGGGTGCCGGCGATTACGGCAGTGTGACAATCCTCGTTTTCGGGATCGCGCTGGTCGCCGTGAGCATGCTCATCCCGCTGCGGCAGGAGTTCGACGAAGCGGACCTGAACCGGCTGGGCTGAGCCGCGCGCTTTATTGTTTTGCCTCTCCCTGCGGAAAGCAGAGGCGGAACCGCGTCCCCTTCCCCTCCTCGGAATCGAGCGCAAGCGCGACCCCGTAGGCGTCGCAGATCCGTTTGACGATGGAGAGCCCCACTCCGAAGCCTCCGCCTATATCCGTGGCACGGGTGAACTGCTCGAAGATCCTGCGCTGCTGCTCCGGCGCTATCCCCATCCCCTCATCCACGACAATGATGCAATTATCATCCATTTCCAGCTGCACGGTTGCGCCCGCCGGGGAGTACTTGACGGCATTGCCGATAAGGTTGCCCAGCAACAGCTGCGCCTCCGCCTCGGGGATGGCAATGTACAGGGTGTGCGTCTTGAGCAGAAGGCGCTGCTGTTTGCTCTCCATCAGCGGCCGGTAGTAGTCCGCGCTCTTTTGAGCTACCTTCGCCAGGTCGATAGCGTGGGGCGTTTCCGTTTTGCGCGCGAAATTGAGGTAGGTCAGGGAACGGTAGATGTCATAGAGCTGCCGGGTACTCGCCGTGATGTTGCGCAGGGTCTTCTCGCTGCAGCGGCCCGCTTGCAGGAGATGCTCGGCCGCCATGGAAAGGGCGGTGATGGGGGTGTTGAGCTCATGGGTGACGTCACTGACAAAGCGTTCGGTCTGTACGACGCGCTGATGCAGGGGGCGCATAAAGAGTTTGGACAGGGTCCAGGCGACGGTGGCGGCGAGCAGCGCGATGGCGGCCATCATCGCCAGGACGACCTCGCGCAGCTCCGCGAGCACCCCGAAGAGCGCATCGGAGCTGACGACGACGTAGCGGATACTCAGGTGCTCCTTCGGGGCGTCAGAGACGAGGACCATGCGTCCGCCGTACTCTCGGTAGTCGGGCCCGTCGGGAACGAGGGCGGGGGGGAGCTCCCCCGAGACAAGCCGCCCGTCCGTCCCGATCAGGGCGATGCGGACATCCCCGCCGTGTAGTGCGGGGATCTGCAGAGGGGTGCCGTGCATATGGGCCATGATGATCGCCGTGCCGATGCGATCGGCAATATGCTCCAGCCGGTAGTGCTCGTTGTTCTCGAAGGCGTGCTTTTGGGCCGTGTAGTACCAAAAGCCCGCCAGAAGGATGAAGAGAAAAGAGGAGACGATGTAGAGCCCCAGGAAAGAGTAGAAGGAGCGTTTTTCGAGTTCATTCATAGCGGTAGCCTATGCCGCGGACGGTGGTGATGCGTTCGCCGCCGATCAGCTCGCGCAGTCGGCGGATATGCGAGCGCAGGGTCGCGTCGCTGGGGAGCTGGTCGTAGGCCCAGAGGTTTTGCACCAGCTCTTCCGAAGAGAGGGTACGTCCGGGGTGGGCGAGGAAATACTCCAGCATCGCCGCCTCTTTCGGGGCGAGGGATTGCCGTCCCTGCGCCGTTTCGATGCGCTTGGCGTCCGGATCGTAGAAGCAGTCGTCTCCGAGCCTTACTTTCTGACGCTGTTCAATGTTGAAGAGCCGCTTGCTGTTCTCGATGCGCAGCCGCAGCTCTTCGAGGGCGAAGGGTTTGCGGATGTAGTCGTGGGCGCCGGCCTCGAATCCGGCCTTCAGCCTGGCCGTGTCTTCATAGGCGGTGACGAGGATGGCGGGGGTGGTAACGCTCAGTTCGCGCAGGCTCTGCAGCAGGGCGATGCCGTTCTGGCCGGGGACGTTGATGTCGAAAATGAAGAGGTCGTAGTGCTTTGCGTCGATCAGGGCCGTTGCTTCGTCGGCCGTATAGGCCCGGTCCGTCTCGTAATGATCCGCCAGGTAGTCGCCGACGATGTCGGAGAGAACGGGGTCGTCCTCGAGCAGGAGTATGCGCATGGCCCGCCTTCATTGGGAATGACCCAGTTTAATCTGTTTGCGGTTAGAAGCGGCTTTCTGGCGCTTCAGCCGTTTTCGGTCAACTCTGCCTTGAGCTTTTCGTAGGTACCGATATCGATCTCCCCGCGGGCCAGGCGTTCATCAAGCAGTTCAAGGGCCCTGGAACGCCGGCGGCCGTTGTCACGTCCGGCGGCGAGATAGAACACGGCGGCGATGATCAGCAGGGGAAGCAGCCACCACAGCCACATCCAGCCCATGCCGTAGGTATGCATCTTGTCTCCTTTTGTGGCGAGGCGTTATCCAAGGCAGTCGCCTCAGTTACCCCCGGTACACTTTTTCTGACCGCCCATGCCCTGGCCGCCCATATTTTTGCCGCCCATGCCCTGCGGCATCATGGGACCGCCTTTGCGCATCTTCATGTTACACATATTGAGCTCCTGCGTCGTCGTGGCGCTGTTGACGCAGCTCTTGACGTTGTCGAGGTGCTGCATCATCATCATACGGTCATGATTCATATCACCGTTCATCATCATTTTGCCCTGCTGCATGTTGCCTTGCTGCATGCCCATACCGTTGCACTTGCCCATTTGGGCGGCCGCCGTTGTCGTCAGTCCGAGTGCGAGCAGCACTGCCGCAGCGAGCGTGATCGTTTTCATCCTTCATCCTTTGAATGGTATTGAAGAACAGTGTAGTGGGATAGTGTGCAGAGAGTGTGCATGCCGGGCCTCAGTGTGCCGCCCGTTTGAGCAGCTGCGCATTCAGGGCGACGATGACGGTGCTGATGGACATCAAAACGGCGCCGAACGCCGGGCCGATGACGATGTTCCAGGGGGCGAGGACCCCGGCGGCGAGGGGGATGGCGACGAGGTTGTAGCCGCTTGCCCACCAGAGGTTCTCTTTCATCTTGCCGTAGGTGCGGCGCGAAAGCCGCACGGCGTCCACGACGCTGCGCAGGTCGCTTCGGGTCAGGATGATGTCGGCGCTGTCGATGGCGATGTCCGTCCCCGCGCCGACGGCGATGCCGATGTCTGCCCCAAGCAGGGAGGGGGCGTCGTTGACGCCGTCGCCGACCATCGCCACGCGCCTGCCTTCGGCCCGGCGCGCTTTGACAAAGGCGAGTTTTTCGTCAGGCAGCAGCCCCGCGCGATAACGGTCGATGCCCGTCATATCGGCGACGGAGGCGGCGACTGCCTCGTTGTCGCCGGTCAGCATCCAGGTCTTGATGCCGAAGGATTTCAGCGTCGCAACGGCATCCGCGGAGCTGTTGCGGATCCTGTCATCAAGGAGGATGACGCCGACGGGGCGGCGGTCGACGATGACCCAGACCGTCGTCGAGGCGCTGTCGCTGTACACCTGCAGGGGCGACGGGATGGCGAGCCTTTCGCGTGCAATGAGCTGCGGGCCGCCGACCATGACGGCACGCCCGTCGACCTCCGCCGAAGCCCCGATGCCGGGAATGGCTTTGAAGGCGTCGGCCCGGAGCGGGCGGACCCCGACGCTGTCGGCATAGGCGGTGACGGCGCGGGCGATGCTGTGCTCGGAATCGCGTTCCAGCGCGGCAGCATAGGCGAGCATTTCATTGTCATCTTCCAGGGCCACCGTTTTGCTGACGGCCAGGCGCCCTTCGGTGACGGTCCCCGTTTTGTCGAAGCAGATGGTGTCGATGCCGCGGAGGGCTTCGAAGGCCTGCCGGTTGCGGATAAGAATGCCCGATTTCGCCGCGAGCGACGTCGAGATGGCGACGACCAGCGGCACGGCAAGGCCCAGGGCGTGGGGGCAGGCGATAATGAGGACGGTCACGCCGCGCAGCACGGCGTCGGCGGGGGAGAGAAGCAGCGACCAGACGGCGAAGGTGGCACTCCCGGCGGCGAGCGCGGCATAGAAGAGCCACCCCGCGGCGCGGTTGGCCAGGTCCTGGGTGTGCGAGCGGCTCTGCTGGGCCTCTTTGACGAGGGCGATCACCTGCGATAGGTAGCTTTCGCTGCCGGCCTTGTCGATGCGAACGCGCAGGGCGCCATCGAGGTTGAGGGCGCCCATGAAGAGCGTTCCGCCTGCCGTTTTGAAGATGGGTTTGGACTCCCCCGTGAGCAGGGCCTCGTTGACACTGCTCTCTCCCGCTTCGACCGTACCGTCCGCGGCAATGTTCTCCCCGGGCCGCACGAGGATGAGGTCGCCGGGCTGCAGGGCCGTGACGTCGACGTTTTCCGAGGTGCCGTCCCGGTTCAGTCGCGTCGCCGTCTTCGGCATCAGCCGTACGAGGTCCTCAAGCGCGTCCGAGGCGCCGAGGATGCTTTTGGCCTCGATGTAGTGGCCGATGAGCATCACGTCGATCAGGGTGGCCAGCTCCCAGAAAAAGGCTTTGCCGCCGGGGAAGACGAGGGTGGAGACGGAGTAGCCGTAGGCGACGGTGATCGCCATCGAAATCAGGGTCATCATCCCCGGCTGCCGCGCTTTGAGTTCGTCCAGGGTCATTGTCAGGAAGGGTTTGCCGCCGTAGAGGTAGATAAACGTGGCAAGCAGGGCGGTGAGCTCTTCGCGGTAGGGGAAGTCGAAGCGGATGCCGGCCCAGTCCTGGAGCATCGGCGAGAAGAGGAGGATGGGAACGGTGACAATGAGCGAAACAATGAAGCGCCGCCGCATCTCCTCCATGTGGTGCATATGGCCCATGCCGCCGTGCCCATGCCCCGCATGCGCATGGGCCGCGGCATGCTCGGAGTGGTCATGCGCCATCGCGTGTACATGGTGCATCATGTGGTCGTGTTCCATGGGATACTCCTTCGTCAGACTGCTTTCCAACATCATAAAATGTTTGTGTGCACACAGTGTGCACACTATATTGATAGGGTTTTCGTAGACACTTTTTGGGTGCCGATTCAACGAACGGGCAGCTCCGATACCCACCGCGGGCGTCGGCGCCCGGGTTAAGGAGCAGTCATGAAATGTATGACGCGACAGGGAGTACTGCTGTTTTCCCTGGCGACGGTGCTGACGGCGCAGGACGACATTGCGCAGCTGCGCGAGGAGATCACTTCGCTGAAAACATCGGTGGCCGAACTGCAGCGGGCCCGGGAGACGAATGCCGACGGCGTTTTTACGCTCTCGGGGTATGCGGCGGCGGGGTATGCCTATGCCGAACACACCAACGGCGGTTTCGACCTGGTACAGTTCTCGCCGATTTTTCAGTACGCCTACGCGGACCTTGTCCTCTTCACCGGCGAACTTGAAACGAAAATGAATGACGATCTGGAAACGAGTGTGGAGCTGGAGTACGCCTCCGCAAGCATCTTCCTTAACGATTATATGGTGCTGGTTGCCGGGAAGTTTCTCTCCCCGCTGGGGCAGTTCCGGCAGAACCTGCACCCTTCGTGGATCAACAAATTGCCGACGGAGCCGATCGGTTTCGGAGAGGACGGCGCTGCCCCGATCTCCTTTACCGGTCTCGGCCTGCGCGGCGGGATCCCGCTGGGGGCGCTGCAAAGCAACTACACCCTTTTTGTCGCCAATGCCCCCGTGCTGGAGCTTGCCGATGATAACAACACGAGTATCGGCGCAATCGCCGCAGAAGGCCCTACCAGTTCCGATACCGCGGGCTACACCGTCGGTCTACGCTATGCCGTCGACCCGCTGCCCAACTGCGAGATCGGCGTCTCCGGCGCCTACGGCAAGGCGGCGCTCGAAGGCGAATCGAAACGCGATTACACCGTGTTTGATGCGGACCTCTCATGGCACTACGACGGCGCAGACCTGAAAGCGGAATACAGCCAGCAGACGGTCGGGAAGCTGGGCAGCAGCGTCGCCCCGGACACCTTCACCTGGAAGGCATGGTACGCGCAGCTGGCCTATCAGTTCGGGACGCTGCCCGTGGAGCCCGTCGTGCGATACGGCGCCTTCCGCCCGGCCGATTCCGACCTCGACCGTGACCAGGTGTCTATGGGGCTTAACTACCTGTTTGCCCCGAGTGTCATCGCCAAGGTGGCGTATGAGTTCAACAATGCGGACAAGGCGCCGGAATACGATGACAACCGCGTCCTGGCCCAGTTCGCCTTCGGTTTTTAGGAGGGGATGATGAACCGGTTTGCACAATTAATCTGTATCCAGGCGATGGTGGCGGGGGCCCTCTGCGCGGCGCCCGCCGGTGAGGGCGACCCCGTCAACGGGGCGAAGGTGTGGGCCGACACCTGTGTGCGGTGCCACAACATACGGCCCCCTTCGAACCTTTCCGAACGGGCATGGCGGATCTCCATGCAGCACATGCGGGTCCGCGCCAACCTGACGGGCAAAGAGGCGCGCGATACGCTGGCGTTTATTCTGGAATCAAAAGAGTGACCGCCGCGCGGCCCTTGAGGCCGCCTGTCCCCTGTTACAATCACTTCGACTGTTTTTTATTTCGACGCGTTGTACTCAAGCGTCAGCTTGCCCGTTTCGGGGTCCCGGACGCAGTCGTAGACCGCTTCGACCGTTTTCGCCTGCGTGACGCACCCCATGCGCGGGTCGGCTGCCGACATCTGGGTAAGGACCGCACGCTGTTTTTTCGCCAGTTCCGAGCTGCCGCTGACCATATTGGCCCCGCATTTACCGGCCCCGCATTTCATGGCACCGGCGGTAGGGGTGTCGGATGCTTTTTTCTGATCGCTGCAGCCTGCGAAGGCGACGAGCGCTGCGAGCAGCGCGGCGGTATAAAGAGTTGGATTCATCTGTTTTCCTTTTGAGTGGTGTGGGCAGTGTCGCCCGGTTGTTTGTTCAAGTGGCGCCGCTCGTACATCTCGTAGAGAATCGGGATGATGAGGAGGCTGAGCAGCGCCGAGGTGACGATCCCGCCGAGCATCGGGGCGGCGATGCGCTGCATCACCTCGCTGCCGACACCGTGGGTGTACATGATGGGGGCGAGGCCGGCGAGGATGGAGAAGACCGTCATCAGCTTGGGGCGGACCCTCTTGACGGCCCCCTCATTGATCGCCGCTTTCAGGGCTTGGGCGTCGAAACGTTCGCCCAGCGCCGCGCGGGAAGCTTCCACGCTGTCGGTGAGGTAGACGATCATGACGATGGCCGTCTCCGCGGCGATCCCCAGCAGGGCGAGGAAACCGACGATGACGGCGATGCTCATGCTGAATCCGAGCATCCAGACGTAGACGACCCCGCCAAGCAGCGCAAAGGGGAGCGTCAGGAAGACGATCAGGGTCGCAACGAGGCGCCGCAGCGAGAGGTAGATGAGCAGTAAAATCACCGCCAGCACCGCCGGGATGATCCAGCGCATCTTCTCCATGGCCGAGGCGAGGTACTCCGCCTGGCCCGCCCACTCCATGTGGTAGCCCGGCGGCAGCGGGAAGTCCGCGAGGGCCTTCAGCGCCGCGTCTTTATAGGCGACGGCGCCTACGCCCGGGCGCGGGGTGATGTAGACATAGGTGACCGGCGTCGCCATTTCGCTCTTGATGACCGAGGCGCTTTCGCGGTAGCGGACGTCGGCGAAGGTACAGAGGGGGACGAATCCCAGCGGCGTCTTGACGGGAAGAGCGCGGATATCGTCGAGGTTCCGCCGTTCATCCTCCTCGAGGCGAAGGGCGACGGGATAGCGTTCGATCCCTTTGTAGAGCGTCGTCACCTTCATGCCGCCGATGGCCGCACGGGTGGTTTCGAGCAGGGCCGTCTTTGCCAGCCCGTAGCGCTGCAGTGCCGTTTCGTTGATATCGATGTCGATATAGTAGCCCGCGGCGGAGCGGTCGGCGAAGACAGACTGGGATTCGGGCAGTGGCATCAGTTTCTGTTCGATATCCCGTGCCAGCCGCTGCAGCGTCGCGGCGTCGCTGCCGTAGAGCTTGATGCCCACGGGGGTGCGGATGCCGCTTAAGAGCATATCGATCCGGCCGCGGATGGGGTAGGTCCAGGAGTTGACAAGCCCGGGAACCTGGAGGGCTGCCTCCATGTCGTTTCGCAGCTGCTCGTAGGTCATCCCTTCCCGCCACTGGGAGGGGTCTTTGAAGGTGATGATCGTCTCCAGCATCCCCAGGGGCGCGGGGTCGGTGGCGGTGTCGGCGCGCCCCCCTTTGCCGAAGACCGTCTCCACCTCGGGGAAGCTCTTGAGGATCTTGTCCGTCTTCTGCGTCAGCGCCTTGCTCTGGTCGATGCTGATCCCGAAGGGTGTCACCGGCATGTACATGAACGTCTGTTCATTGAGCATCGGCATGAACTCCCACTCGAGCTTCTCGTACAGCGGCGCGATGGCGACGAGCAGCGCGAGGGAGGCGGCCAGGACGACGTAGCGCAGCTTCAGCCCCCACGCCAGCAGGGGCTGGTAGAGCCAGAGGAAGAAGCGGTTGATGGGGTTGGCGGTCTCTTCGCGGATGGGGCCGCGGATAAAGGAGACCATCAGCACCGGCACCAGCGTGACGGCGAGAATGGCGCCCGCGGACATGGCGAAGGTTTTGGTGAAGGCCAGCGGGGTAAACAGCAGCCCCTCCTCGCCCGAGAGCGCGAAAATGGGGAGGAAAGAGACGACGACGAGGGCGAGGGCGAAGAAGATGGGGCGTCCCACCTGCTGCGCCGCCGCCACGAC contains:
- a CDS encoding porin — protein: MKCMTRQGVLLFSLATVLTAQDDIAQLREEITSLKTSVAELQRARETNADGVFTLSGYAAAGYAYAEHTNGGFDLVQFSPIFQYAYADLVLFTGELETKMNDDLETSVELEYASASIFLNDYMVLVAGKFLSPLGQFRQNLHPSWINKLPTEPIGFGEDGAAPISFTGLGLRGGIPLGALQSNYTLFVANAPVLELADDNNTSIGAIAAEGPTSSDTAGYTVGLRYAVDPLPNCEIGVSGAYGKAALEGESKRDYTVFDADLSWHYDGADLKAEYSQQTVGKLGSSVAPDTFTWKAWYAQLAYQFGTLPVEPVVRYGAFRPADSDLDRDQVSMGLNYLFAPSVIAKVAYEFNNADKAPEYDDNRVLAQFAFGF
- a CDS encoding efflux RND transporter permease subunit — its product is MIERLIAFSVKNRFLVLMATLFLIFGAYRAVMTTPLDALPDLSPPQVIVQVTWKGQSPEIVEDQGTYPLVSQFLSIADIRTVRGFSTYENALIYIIFKEGTDLYWARSRVLEQLAAIQSKLPEGMEVALGPDASGVGWVYEYALTSKTKSLAELRTLQDYYFKYALMGVDGVSDVATVGGFVPTFQLTVNNDALIRYGLSVGDVARVLRQNNNDTGGRIVIQNGFEWMVQAKGYLKDLDAIRNLVVTVKEGIPVTLAQLGRVEVVPAARRGVADLNGRGEVVGGIVMVRYGEDVYSVIQQIKAKMAALHIDGVDVVTTYDRSGLIDKAIGTLTDTLVEESIIVVIIIGLFLMHLRSSLIVLLVLPLVIGATFGLMKLAGIGSNIMSLGGIAIALGTVVDASIVMIENAHKRLRKKRGELGRELTPAEHAETVVAAAQQVGRPIFFALALVVVSFLPIFALSGEEGLLFTPLAFTKTFAMSAGAILAVTLVPVLMVSFIRGPIREETANPINRFFLWLYQPLLAWGLKLRYVVLAASLALLVAIAPLYEKLEWEFMPMLNEQTFMYMPVTPFGISIDQSKALTQKTDKILKSFPEVETVFGKGGRADTATDPAPLGMLETIITFKDPSQWREGMTYEQLRNDMEAALQVPGLVNSWTYPIRGRIDMLLSGIRTPVGIKLYGSDAATLQRLARDIEQKLMPLPESQSVFADRSAAGYYIDIDINETALQRYGLAKTALLETTRAAIGGMKVTTLYKGIERYPVALRLEEDERRNLDDIRALPVKTPLGFVPLCTFADVRYRESASVIKSEMATPVTYVYITPRPGVGAVAYKDAALKALADFPLPPGYHMEWAGQAEYLASAMEKMRWIIPAVLAVILLLIYLSLRRLVATLIVFLTLPFALLGGVVYVWMLGFSMSIAVIVGFLALLGIAAETAIVMIVYLTDSVEASRAALGERFDAQALKAAINEGAVKRVRPKLMTVFSILAGLAPIMYTHGVGSEVMQRIAAPMLGGIVTSALLSLLIIPILYEMYERRHLNKQPGDTAHTTQKENR
- a CDS encoding copper-translocating P-type ATPase, which translates into the protein MEHDHMMHHVHAMAHDHSEHAAAHAHAGHGHGGMGHMHHMEEMRRRFIVSLIVTVPILLFSPMLQDWAGIRFDFPYREELTALLATFIYLYGGKPFLTMTLDELKARQPGMMTLISMAITVAYGYSVSTLVFPGGKAFFWELATLIDVMLIGHYIEAKSILGASDALEDLVRLMPKTATRLNRDGTSENVDVTALQPGDLILVRPGENIAADGTVEAGESSVNEALLTGESKPIFKTAGGTLFMGALNLDGALRVRIDKAGSESYLSQVIALVKEAQQSRSHTQDLANRAAGWLFYAALAAGSATFAVWSLLLSPADAVLRGVTVLIIACPHALGLAVPLVVAISTSLAAKSGILIRNRQAFEALRGIDTICFDKTGTVTEGRLAVSKTVALEDDNEMLAYAAALERDSEHSIARAVTAYADSVGVRPLRADAFKAIPGIGASAEVDGRAVMVGGPQLIARERLAIPSPLQVYSDSASTTVWVIVDRRPVGVILLDDRIRNSSADAVATLKSFGIKTWMLTGDNEAVAASVADMTGIDRYRAGLLPDEKLAFVKARRAEGRRVAMVGDGVNDAPSLLGADIGIAVGAGTDIAIDSADIILTRSDLRSVVDAVRLSRRTYGKMKENLWWASGYNLVAIPLAAGVLAPWNIVIGPAFGAVLMSISTVIVALNAQLLKRAAH